CTATTtctcacatacaaacatatatatttatagtagatacatatatatgtaaatatgtagtgaTTTATGCTTTGGCTTCGTAACAATTGTTTGCACAGGTAAGCTGCTTTGCTTGAAGTATTCAATCGCAAATAAAAGCacatataacaaacaaaacatacaatagcaacaacaaacagtaCACAAATTGTTGTGTTCGAGTTTGCTTGATCAAAGACAATATTTGCCAGCGGCTTTCACTCTCTGCGActtctattatttgtttatatcaACAACAGCTTTTTTCAGCGAATTCAGTGaagttttctattattttgtgaaattagttgttgctttgtatttgtttgtgtttgtttatgTCTGGTTTACTCTCCAACTCTTCATTCAGCTTTTAATGGTCAATGGTTTGGTGACCATTTGTTTCGAGACAAATTATGTTATATAAATTGcaaatacaactttttgtttgTTGCACGCTTATGCACATAAGTGGTGAAGCACACCTTGTAAGAAATTGCTTACAGCGTTAAATATATGTGGGCCCATTCATTCATCACTAATTTTACTCAGTTTACATTACTGGCATAACTAGAAAACATTATCAGTACAAATTTAACTTCAATCTTTAAGTATTTATTAACAGGAGTTAAGatcttgataaatttcattttcttccTTCCTCATTTTCTATACATTTGGCCAATAGCTTTTGAGCTCAGTGTACTGCAAATCACCTCATCACTTCCTGGTGggtcattttaaatattaattgcaATATATTCAGCGATCTCATAgaagacatatgtatgcatCCATACTTGTAAGCATACCAGTAATAGTTAGATATGCTTCCAGCCTCCATTTTGGGCATACACGTATCACAATTTCACACGATATATGGCGAGTGCCATAATAAGCTTTGCAATTGCCCCATTGCTTGTAGCAAAATTCACTTGTTTATATGCTAAATCacagagatacatatgtaatacatacatttgtagacAATAATTTCACCCGGTCCATGTTATTGTAATTGCGCCAAGTGTAGCAATGCATTTGAGGATTGAGAATCTTTAACATCTCAACTATAAAATAAGTTATGCAATCTCGCATTGAATTAATCAGTCTTTCTTttcatcttttttatttgcagaaGTTTCGCCATATATAGATTTAGTGCTCTGCCCAATGAGAGAACAGCCATGGGGCTGTGCGCGGCAACAATCTGGACGCATATTGGATTTGTGGGATGGTGAATTGCATATGCAGTGGCAGAAATTGAAAGGTATTGTGAGAACTTActaaatatatactcgtatacacaatttttattttttatacgagaaataatgaaaaaaaaaggattttaaaTCTTATGAAATTTTGTTGCCATTGGTCTAAGATAACGAACACCTTTGGCATATGTGGATATTCGTGAAGTCGTAGAATGGTTACTTATTTCGCTTTATCTCTATTATTCATTAATGACGATgatataaatgcaaaaattaacgCACATCTTCTCGGAAACTGATGTGCCAGCAAAGAAATGTTGGTTGTCTCTTACCGGACCGGAAAAATCTACAGAAGCCTTAGATTTCAGCAATGTTCGTTTTTCCCTAATTTAAGCGTTTTAACTGGTTATTAACCGGTTATCTAATCAGTGCACGAAATTCATAGTGTTTACTTTACAAAGGCAAACCTATGAAATGTGCTGTATTTATGTACTTGTAAATATATCATGCCAATACCAAACTTTTAATATAGTATCCAGACTTATTTTCCTGCAGTTCCATgcgaatatagaaaaaaaaaagttattgtgTGAGGATGCTTGTTTTAAGGTGATActaataattcaatttaaaattagatTGAGTGAAAACAAAAGTGATGATACGAGATAAGATTACATCTTCttagaaatatttcataaacagTCCACACTGACATatgtcaaataaattttgaaagaacACACGTCGATGTACTTGTAACTGGAGACCGATTAAGTAGACGGTCGATCAGCTCCGTGTACGTATATATGGCGACcctgaaaacaaaagcaaaattgtcATTGAGGAGTGCTGTactaatagaaaaaaaacaagagCCCATATTTTGAGTTTGATTTTCCACTGGCttctgaattaaaataaaataatcaacaaAACCATACTGAATAACGATTTCTAAGTCAATAAAATAGgctaatgaaaattattttatataaaactgaACTTTTTTCTACATAAGTCCTACTTTAATCGTATTTAAACATTAAGTGGAGGTACCTGCatatatttcattgaaattcaacGGCACTTTTGCTGCATAATCAGCACAGAACGAAAGGCTcatatgtgtgtttgcgtgtCTGAATATTATAGATTAAAAGGTGCATAAAATTGTACACAAAGCAAGACACATAATTCATAACACAACATTGAAGAAAAAGCGATAACTTGTTGTAAGGCAGACAGAGCAGACTGCTCCACACCTTTTGCCGGTTTCGGTTAGTTGGTGAATTTTTCATGCCTTTGTGGCTACGAATCATAACCGATTCAcaggaaaattaataaaactaaaaaagaaaaaatatttaattggttGCAATGTTTGATTTAGCGTGTAGACTTTGGTTTAAATTCAAGTATAACCAGAtagtaattaaacaaaaataatatacaaacaaatacttaaaataaaatgaaatcaaaacaaacaaataaaataaaataaattaaattaaattaaaaaagtgaagaacaataaataagaattttttaaatagaaaaatgaaataaaataaaattgctatTCCTGAGTCACATGCACTTAACTTTTGCTTTCTTATGCAAATAGTTTAGCAACAGAATGAATATGTGTTAGAGGTTGTGCGCATACTTTTTAACCCATCTTTAATTGGTTAAACTAGTCGCTCGAAGAGTGAGTTTTTTCGTATGCTTAATTGGTCGGCAAAACAAACCGGAGTACTTGTAGCAAGTTAACTCGACCGgtggcacatacatatacctctACGAGCATGTACATAACTAAGTGGATGCGAGTCAGTGCGTTACGACCGTGACAGTAAATTTTTAAGAGTGAAAAGTGTGAACTATTTTATTTACGCTTTTCTTTTACGACAACCATCAGACAGACATCGGCCCGACATGGTGGTACAGCTTTCGACGAATGTGTGCGGAATTAGGTCTACAAGCAGTTACACTGCAAGTGCTGGTAACGCCAGTATGAGTTATTTGTGCATTTAGTTCGGTTATTCAATTGATATGGTGCCGTTTAAAATAGTTAACATTTTCTCTTTATTAACggaaattttactttttgtctGACAGTGGAAGCCGATCGGCAATTGAATGCGACACTGGAGAAGCGTGGCTACAGCGCCAGCGAGAGCCCCACCAAAGAGAAGCCCTCTACGATATTAAAGAAGATCGAAATCGGCACTGGTTATATGAAGAAGTATTTGGCCGAAACTATGGATGGGTAAGTGCATGCAAATAactgttaaaaatttataaacaattccAAGATCTCATCTCTCCTAGCTTTTTGGGCCGCGAGTACGACTATGTGCAGCCGAACATTAAACAGAACTTCGTCAACAACGACAATGAAACCGAAGACGACGAGGAAGAGGATGGCAGTGAGAATGGCgatgaagatgaagaagaagaagaggatgaTGATGTCGAAACAGAGCCATCGCAAAATGGTGATGAGGATTATGTAGATCGCGGTGGCATAACTAACCAGCAGCATGACGTCAACTTCTTACAAGGTCGGCCAGTGGGCGTGAACAGCCAGCTGGATCACATTGATATGGCGCCCCTAACTGGCACAGCGCCGGGTGTGGCTAATCATGATTCCTCAGACGGCgttgaatttattgaaatcgAAGATAACGAAGATGTGCCACCAGGCCAGTTGAAGGGCGGCGGCGGTGGTGTtaaaaataaacgtaaaaatAAGAGAAAGAAGAAGCCGGAAACACTTTTAGTCGTACAACCAGCCGAATTGGCTTTGCATGGGCATGGCGGTCATCATGATGATGCCGTTGAATGGGTGCCGGTGTCGCAAGGTCATAGCAAACCATCGAAGAAGCAAAaacgaaagaagaagaagaagcatcaATATGCCGATGACAGTGTGTCGGTTGTGGTGGAGCAGGAGCCCTCGGATCATTTGGGTTTGGGTCTGCTGGAGGAGTTGGTGGATGCCGTCGACGTTACGGATGGTGGACACAAGCGCAAACACAAGAAACCGATAAAATATGGTAGAAGCGTTGGaggtgtgtgtttgcgtgtgatTTATTAACTTGATCGCACCCTTTTCGTACACGACATTTTTACTCTCCTTTGTTTTTCCTAAAATTTAGTCAAGGTCCAGTAGTTATTataattgtatattattttattatgtaaatatgtagttgGTGTTGGTTTTGGGAGCGTTGTATGTTTAACTCTGTTAGTTTACTAAATGTCTTTTAttcattttcctttccttttaaCTATTGTGTGGTGTTGGTTTGTCGAAATACCCCACATCCAATCGCTTGACTAAAGAAATAACCTTCATAATGCCaaaagtttgaaataaaatttatttagagtGTTCTCAGTACTAATTCCCCACTAAACTCCCGCAGAAGAGACATATCGCCcttataattttaacataacCCCTGCGCTCTTCCCCGGTAAACTCccgtaattttaaatttataaacccTTAGTACTTCTTCGGACTTAATTTTCAATTCCTTTCCTGAAATTAGCctgtaaacttttattttaaggGAGATAGTCTAATTTATAAGAAATCTTTTAACATATTCCTTTCAGAAAAAGCTTTAGAGGATACGTTTTCgccagttttgttttttttttatttccatctTAGTCATTTCAATATCTAAAAAGCCATTccaatatctatatataaattttgaagtcTCTGTTAAGACAAATTTCTCAAACTTCCACAGTACCTATGCACCAACTCTTCACAAGaacttttaagattttttgcTTAAAGATTTGAATTTTCCCTTTCTTATTCAATGAACATAATGCTTAGTCAAAACTTTAGATAATGCTAAACAAGATTTTGAAATCCATTGGTTTTTAAACTTGAGCcaacgaattttttttaatcggaCAATACTCGTATGGAAAGCTGAATACCATGATTTAGAAACCTTTTTTTCTATATGTGTTTTAATTTTACGAGtaggcaaattttattttggaatcATGCTAACTTCCCTCAATACAAATAAGATTTCTTTCTCATAGCTTGAGCCTTTAACTCAGTAATCTTGTTTTCTCTGAAATTAGCTCTTTATGTAGAATAGAGTTTAGAAGAAATCCAGTATATTTTGGAGACATAAGTACTACCCAGGGATAGTGATCTAACTTctatgaataaaaattttatgcaaaactgGAAAACAGTCGGTCCCTTTTAATCAAAAACTTGCAAATCccaaactaaaatatattaaattttaataaaatcatattaaCACATAACAAACACAAAGGAAAAgataacaataatttaaaaactattaattttgacaaaaattgcttatataaaatatttgctcaGAAATTATTTGGGTGTAGGGTATTTCAACTTTGAGATAACTAAATTGTAATACTTGAAGTGAGCGTTGCCACTTATATACAGAAACTGAGTTATTAGCAAATACACAAACCAGAAAGTGCATACCTAAACCCTCATGTGAACTTTCTGGTTGTTCAAACTTGTCGGCAACGCAGTGCTTGCGGTTGTGAGAGATGgtatattgatatttattttaatttctatatatattatttaattattattaatagttagtaagaaaaaaattgtgtaaaatgcACGCAATAGTTTTTGTTGGTATATTCCAattcaagaaatttttaattttacaaatattaaatatttctgaaatttatttattaatattaaagcttagttttctaaaaatttacatttaggTATCAAAAAATTGCTTGCTTGCATTTTGCATTgaattatgaatataaaatatgtctgtaaatatttatacatttttatttgtgaccatttttcatataaattaaacGATTTAGATTAAGTCGCATAGAAGTTGCAAAAGAAGCGAGTTCATTAATAACCAATATTTACATGATGAAGTATAAGATTATAAGAATAgtttaataaatgtaaaatatttttttttttctgaaaaatatggCATACacccatttttttcaatgtgaaATAATATGTCCAGTATTTCTTAAACGAGAGAAAAGTTAAGTTTGGAgttcatatgaaaaaaatcgataagttatgaaaataattaaaaaaaattaataattactaTGATTTTTATACAAGCTTTATTTTACCTCAAGTGCCAACAAACTACAAACtcaatatttaacattaaaacaCATCACTTCTagtaattacatttaaaacctaagacttaagcaacgaactcgcCTCCTTTGCATTCTCACATTAGCATAAAATCggttattatttacttaatgtATACTTTGTATGTCCATATTTCCTTTATATAGAACGCTTATGCTTCTCTCCAACTATTTAACGCACAACGAACGCACTTCATACTAACAAACACCCACCCTCCCAACCGATTTTTTGATTCTTCGTAATTATTAACTAGTTTTAGGCCCAGCTCGTGCCGCTTGATTGAATCATACTAATGTATAGCATTATGCCGTAATGTTTCTTCTCTCTTTTCAACTCTTTCATAAAATAGTGACGCGtggcaagaagaagaagaagaagaaggcgaTTGCCAAACTGGTGCTGTTGGGCTCTTTCCTTAAGGCCAAGATTGAGTTGCTTTTGAAGATTTTGGGAGCTCATTTGCAAATCAAATTCTTTGCCATCGCTCTGATTGGTCTGCTGATAAATATCGCACGATTCTGGATCGATGTTAAACGTGGTGGCACGCCGCAAAAGGTAGGTATTTCTAGTCCTTTCTTGAGAGAAGGAAAAGGCTGAGGGAGTCTTATTGCATCCCCAACACGTACTCTTTTGTTTGTGTAATGCGCGTGTTTGGTTTTGTTTGCTGTTCTATATGTTTGTCTTGATTGTGtttgattttctttgtttttgaaatgcactgagaaaaattattcgagctatATTTAATGagcacatatttttaaaatagtttataatatttcttttttatttgcgattccTATTAACTAgcgtaatattaaaatatttttttttaactcttaattatttaattattatgcaTGTGCATGAGCATGAACCTACCATAAGATTACGCCTAAGCATGATTTTCAATTTCAGCCTTAGGGCGGCCTATACTTTGAACTTTGAATTTAGTTATGTATATAGATGTTAgatatactttttatattaagtattaacattttcagttaaatatttttcatgacATCGTTAAGTGTTTTCTACATAACATAAGGCATGTTAACctttttaagctttttacaTTCTTTTCCTTTCAATTTCCAGCCACAGGAGCGAGTACATCTAAGAACTTAAGAACTCtcattactaaaaatatatatactaattAGTTAATGCCTTGATCTTTAATGTAGGAAGTTTATAAAGtacttttcttttcactttattcttcgaataaagaattaattttttacccTTTTTTCGATAGAAATTCGTCACATATTGGGGATTCTATGAATTTTTGCTCTCCgaagtcaaataaaaagttcGATTTTAATCTGCATAAGTTTTGCTAGTAACCTGGCATAGTAAAATACATTTCTTTAGcttttttaactttcttttgaGATCACAAATATTCACTGGGGCCAGATGTAGAAACTATGCGAAAGCAATTCATGcatttttgttaacattttcactgacttgtgaaaCAATTCATTATCTTGGTGaaactgtattttatttttcttcaattgcggccattttttaataacgctatggaatagtcgctgttgatggtccttCCTTTCTCAAGGTAGTCAGTCCATGCGCATCCCGAAAAGCGGACTTCATAGCCTTGCCAGCG
This genomic stretch from Bactrocera dorsalis isolate Fly_Bdor chromosome 5, ASM2337382v1, whole genome shotgun sequence harbors:
- the LOC105232715 gene encoding uncharacterized protein LOC105232715 isoform X1 — encoded protein: MDWSGPSYVLVLLALTHTLTPLPFAHSWSATTATSDTPVGVGAGVGAASARSINEVSPYIDLVLCPMREQPWGCARQQSGRILDLWDGELHMQWQKLKVEADRQLNATLEKRGYSASESPTKEKPSTILKKIEIGTGYMKKYLAETMDGFLGREYDYVQPNIKQNFVNNDNETEDDEEEDGSENGDEDEEEEEDDDVETEPSQNGDEDYVDRGGITNQQHDVNFLQGRPVGVNSQLDHIDMAPLTGTAPGVANHDSSDGVEFIEIEDNEDVPPGQLKGGGGGVKNKRKNKRKKKPETLLVVQPAELALHGHGGHHDDAVEWVPVSQGHSKPSKKQKRKKKKKHQYADDSVSVVVEQEPSDHLGLGLLEELVDAVDVTDGGHKRKHKKPIKYGRSVGVTRGKKKKKKKAIAKLVLLGSFLKAKIELLLKILGAHLQIKFFAIALIGLLINIARFWIDVKRGGTPQKVVYVEHAHHQHHYEEHGDDWGGESGGSYWKRSLQTDPTLEEAATDSYQPVGQHQDPHYKAYHGHWQ
- the LOC105232715 gene encoding uncharacterized protein LOC105232715 isoform X2; the protein is MDWSGPSYVLVLLALTHTLTPLPFAHSWSATTATSDTPVGVGAGVGAASARSINEVSPYIDLVLCPMREQPWGCARQQSGRILDLWDGELHMQWQKLKVEADRQLNATLEKRGYSASESPTKEKPSTILKKIEIGTGYMKKYLAETMDGFLGREYDYVQPNIKQNFVNNDNETEDDEEEDGSENGDEDEEEEEDDDVETEPSQNGDEDYVDRGGITNQQHDVNFLQGRPVGVNSQLDHIDMAPLTGTAPGVANHDSSDGVEFIEIEDNEDVPPGQLKGGGGGVKNKRKNKRKKKPETLLVVQPAELALHGHGGHHDDAVEWVPVSQGHSKPSKKQKRKKKKKHQYADDSVSVVVEQEPSDHLGLGLLEELVDAVDVTDGGHKRKHKKPIKYGRSVGVTRGKKKKKKKAIAKLVLLGSFLKAKIELLLKILGAHLQIKFFAIALIGLLINIARFWIDVKRGGTPQKHHYEEHGDDWGGESGGSYWKRSLQTDPTLEEAATDSYQPVGQHQDPHYKAYHGHWQ